From the genome of Miscanthus floridulus cultivar M001 chromosome 10, ASM1932011v1, whole genome shotgun sequence, one region includes:
- the LOC136485555 gene encoding nuclear pore complex protein NUP107-like: MEVDPSPSPRSSRPPPPPLAATPSYFDPESSGRREEYRRYRKRLSSSNVSPLLGSSLSKSSGPRLLYDGESIPRRPNAGLFLEDIKQEAADYSNIESLDGSRLYSSAKRTSLDGGSASDAAYSLGRQAVRQTLKPVKLEDDIYVPHEGETSFTMFATLLDSANQGLMPFPDVIQQFERTCRNASESIRSAATGKLRMVDNKLMQQKAQLLLDEAASWSLLWHLYGKGHEELSGELLVPPITSHQEACRFVAADLTAQLCLRIILWLEGLASEALDLEKKVRGHHVGSYLPSSGVWHRTQRYLKRNNNDSTIVKHVDFDAPTREGAQLLPDDKKQDELLLEDIWTLLRAGRLEEASELCRSAGQAWRAATLCPFGGIDMFPSLDALHKNGKYRTLQAIELESGVGRQWHLWKWASYCASEKIAEQDGGRYEMAVYALQCSNLKRVLPICTDWESACWAMARSWLDVQVDLELSQYQTSRPDEKQLDDDMNGAQSSVGPESWPYHVLDQQPRDLTSLLQKLHSSDLVHETVSRACREQHRQIQMNLMSGHISHLLDLLWSWLSSAEENHNNTARPLDDPEMIRFGAHIVLVLRHLFSDEMDDELDEKLVTVGDLIINMYVRYLFLEDQEELVGVYASQLQHDLCINLFVEMMELRLNSSLHTMYKLFLSAVEYLPFSSDDASKACFEEIIERVLSRSRQTKSSKYDEDLSDVAHQHHLQSLQKAMVIQWLCFTPPSSIPDFQMITGKLLIRALMHSNTLFREFSLISMRRVPELPAGPHKLLAILAEPLKQKENLISLEDPEVSDNLMEFEDWHEYYSLDATYRSWLKIEMKNAAVSPEMLSAEEKDQAVAAAKETLDLAFLLLRRDERPWLYAVESSPFESSEVIFLEVHAFAMLCLPSGECMLPDATSCTALTSALYSTVSEDDVLHRQLKVDVEVSSRDPCCIEVALRCLGAEGDGYGLHEANDGGLLAAIMAAGFKGELSRFQPGVSMAISRLDAWYSDGSGSVESTAAYIIRGLCRRCCLPETILRSMQACIALSAAGDSLDNCDKLIELVGSAESGMMHLFSQQQLQEFLIFQRECFICTMELEEDQLPSDG; encoded by the exons ATGGAGGTGGacccctcgccgtcgccgcgctcgtccaggccgccgcctccgccgctggcGGCGACGCCGAGCTACTTCGACCCGGAGTCCTCCGGCCGCCGGGAGGAGTACCGCCGTTACAG AAAGAGATTGTCTTCTTCAAATGTCTCTCCTCTGCTGGGAAGCTCACTCTCCAAGTCCTCTGGACCAAGGCTGTTATACGATGGAGAAAGCATCCCGAGGCGGCCTAATGCTGGTTTATTCCTTGAAGACATAAAGCAGGAGGCTGCCGATTATTCCAACATAGAAAGCTTGGATGGATCGAGACTGTACAGTTCAGCGAAAAGGACATCTCTTGATGGCGGTTCTGCATCAGACGCGGCTTACAGTTTGGGCAGGCAAGCAGTGAGGCAGACGCTGAAACCAGTCAAACTGGAGGACGACATATATGTGCCACATGAAGGAGAAACGTCTTTTACAATGTTTGCAACTCTCCTCGATTCTGCGAACCAAG GTTTGATGCCCTTCCCAGATGTAATTCAACAATTCGAGAGGACATGTCGAAATGCTTCCGAGTCAATCAG ATCTGCTGCCACTGGAAAGCTTCGGATGGTGGACAATAAACTTATGCAGCAAAAGGCACAACTTTTACTGGACGAAGCTGCTTCCTGGTCACTTCTTTGGCACCTCTATGGCAAAG GACATGAGGAGCTTTCTGGAGAGCTGTTGGTG CCGCCAATTACATCCCATCAGGAGGCTTGCCGCTTTGTTGCAGCAGACCTTACAGCACAACTGTGTCTGCGGATCATACTTTGGCTCGAAGGTCTTGCTTCTGAAGCTCTTGATTTGGAGAAGAAG GTGAGAGGACATCATGTTGGTTCATACCTACCAAGTTCTGGTGTTTGGCACCGTACACAgaggtacctaaaaagaaataATAATGATTCTACTATAGTGAAGCATGTGGATTTTGATGCTCCAACTCGTGAAGGAGCCCAACTTCTTCCTGATGACAAG AAGCAAGATGAATTGCTTCTAGAAGATATATGGACTCTTTTAAGAGCAGGAAGATTAGAAGAGGCATCTGAGTTGTGCCGTTCTGCTGGCCAG GCATGGAGAGCTGCCACTCTTTGTCCTTTTGGTGGCATAGATATGTTCCCTTCCCTGGATGCATTGCACAAGAATGGAAAGTACAGAACACTACAAGCCATTGAATTAGAAAGTGGTGTTGGGCGGCAGTGGCATCTTTGGAAATGGGCATCGTATTGTGCTTCAGAG AAAATTGCTGAGCAAGATGGAGGCCGTTATGAGATGGCTGTATATGCTTTACAGTGCAGTAACTTAAAGCGTGTCTTACCAATCTGTACTGACTGGGAG TCAGCTTGTTGGGCAATGGCAAGATCCTGGCTAGATGTTCAAGTGGATCTAGAATTATCTCAGTACCAAACAAGTAGACCAGATGAAAAGCAGCTTGATGATGACATGAATGGAGCCCAAAGTTCAGTTGGTCCAGAAAGTTGGCCATACCATGTTCTTGATCAGCAACCTCGTGATTTAACTTCTCTTCTGCAGAAACTCCACTCAAG TGACCTTGTTCATGAAACTGTGTCTCGAGCATGCCGGGAGCAGCATCGACAAATTCAG ATGAATCTCATGAGTGGACATATATCTCATCTTCTTGACCTTCTATGGTCATGGTTATCATCTGCTGAAGAGAACCATAATAATACTGCAAG GCCCCTTGATGACCCTGAGATGATACGCTTCGGGGCACATATTGTTCTTGTGCTGAGGCACCTTTTCAGTGATGAAATGGACGATGAGTTGGATGAAAAACTGGTTACTGTTGGTGATCTCATCATCAACAT GTACGTGAGGTATTTGTTCTTAGAAGATCAAGAAGAGTTGGTTGGAGTATATGCCTCTCAGCTTCAACATGACCTTTGCATTAATTTGTTTGTGGAAATGATGGAACTAAGGTTAAATAGCAG TTTGCATACTATGTACAAGCTCTTCCTTTCTGCTGTGGAATATCTGCCTTTCTCATCTGATGATGCATCCAAGGCTTGTTTTGAAGAGATCATTGAAAG GGTGCTTTCAAGATCTCGACAAACAAAATCCAGTAAGTATGATGAGGATTTGTCTGATGTTGCGCATCAACATCACCTGCAATCACTTCAAAAGGCAATGGTTATTCAGTGGCTTTGCTTCACGCCACCATCCTCGATTCCAGACTTTCAAATGATCACTGGGAAGCTTCTGATACGGGCATTGATGCATAG CAATACACTGTTCAGGGAGTTTTCCCTGATATCAATGAGGAGAGTCCCTGAGCTACCAGCAGGGCCACACAAGTTGCTTGCCATTTTAGCTGAACCGTTAAAGCAAAAAGAAAATTTAATTTCACTGGAAGATCCGGAGGTATCTGATAACTTAATGGAGTTTGAAGATTGG CATGAATATTACTCCCTGGATGCGACTTACCGCAGTTGGCTTAAAATTGAGATGAAGAATGCCGCTGTTTCTCCTGAGATGCTTTCGGCAGAGGAAAAGGATCAAGCTGTTGCTGCAGCTAAAGAAACACTGGACTTGGCATTCTTGTTACTACGCA GGGATGAAAGACCATGGTTGTATGCTGTTGAGAGCAGTCCATTTGAATCCTCGGAGGTTATTTTCCTTGAGGTGCATGCTTTTGCAATGCTCTGCCTACCTTCTGGCGAATGTATGTTACCAGATGCAACATCATGCACAGCTTTGACAAGTGCACTATATTCAACTGTCAGTGAAGATGATGTGCTGCATCGCCAGTTGAAG GTGGATGTCGAGGTCTCTTCTAGAGATCCATGCTGTATTGAAGTTGCTCTTCGCTGCTTAGGAGCAGAAGGTGATGGATATGGGCTTCATGAAGCCAATGATGGAGGTCTTCTTGCCGCAATCATGGCTGCTGGCTTTAAAG GTGAACTCAGTCGATTCCAACCTGGAGTTTCAATGGCAATTTCACGGCTTGATGCTTGGTATTCTGATGGGAGTGGCTCTGTGGAGAGCACTGCTGCTTACATAATTCGAGGGCTGTGTCGGAGATGCTGCCTTCCTGAAACAATTCTAAGATCTATGCAG GCATGTATCGCACTCTCCGCAGCAGGTGATTCTCTAGATAACTGTGACAAACTAATTGAGTTAGTTGGTTCAGCCGAGTCTGGAATGATGCATTTGTTCAGCCAGCAGCAGTTGCAG GAATTCTTGATCTTCCAGAGGGAATGTTTCATATGTACAATGGAGCTTGAGGAGGACCAGTTACCTTCTGATGGCTAA